A genomic segment from Bacillus cereus G9842 encodes:
- a CDS encoding cation-translocating P-type ATPase encodes MSNWYSKTKDQTLIDLETNEQHGLTDEIVSDRLKQYGSNELATKQKRTLWQRIFAQINDVLVYVLIIAALISAFVGEWADASIIALVVVLNAVIGVVQESKAEQALEALKKMATPKAIVKRNGELKEIPSEHVVPGDIVMLDAGRYIPCDLRLIETANLKVEESALTGESVPVDKDAIYHPSMQSDEQVPLGDQKNMAFMSTLVTYGRGVGVAVETGMNSQIGKIATLLHEADDDMTPLQKSLAQVGKYLGFVAVAICIVMFLIGFLQGRDTLEMFMTAISLAVAAIPEGLPAIVSIVLAIGVQRMIKQNVIIRKLPAVEALGSVTIICSDKTGTLTQNKMTVTHFYSDNTYDHLEHLNVNNDTQRLLLENMVLCNDASYNNESQTGDPTEIALLVAGSTFNMQKDHLEKIHERVNELPFDSDRKMMSTVHTYDENCYSMTKGAIDKLLPRCNHIFKNGKIEILTDSDKNQILESAGAMSQEALRVLSFAFKKYNSNDVDINHLEENLIFIGLVGMIDPPRTEVKDSITECKKAGIRTVMITGDHKDTAFAIAKELGIAEEISEIMIGTELDNISDTELASKINHLNVFARVSPEHKVKIVKALRAKGNIVSMTGDGVNDAPSLKQADVGVAMGITGTDVAKGAADVVLTDDNFSSIVKAVEEGRNIYRNIKKSILFLLSCNFGEIIALFLAILLGWATPLRPIHILWVNLITDTLPALSLGVDPEDPDVMKEKPRHAKESLFSGSVPFLIFNGAVIGILTLIAFIAGAKFYTGDTNLFPLFPERIDEDALLHAQTMAFVVLSFSQLVHSFNLRSRTKSIFSIGIFTNKYLVFSLLIGVLMQVCIISIPPLANIFGVHALTMRDWGFVLLLSIIPLVVNEIIKLVKRN; translated from the coding sequence ATGAGCAATTGGTACAGTAAGACGAAAGATCAAACATTAATTGACCTAGAAACAAACGAACAACACGGTTTAACAGATGAGATTGTAAGTGACCGTTTAAAGCAATACGGTTCTAATGAATTAGCTACAAAACAAAAACGCACTTTATGGCAGCGTATTTTCGCCCAAATTAATGACGTCCTCGTATATGTCCTTATTATTGCTGCCCTTATTTCTGCCTTTGTAGGTGAATGGGCGGATGCCAGTATTATCGCGCTCGTTGTAGTTTTAAATGCTGTTATCGGTGTTGTCCAAGAATCGAAAGCAGAACAAGCTTTAGAGGCATTGAAAAAGATGGCGACGCCTAAAGCTATCGTCAAGAGAAATGGTGAACTAAAAGAAATTCCATCTGAGCACGTCGTTCCAGGGGATATCGTTATGCTCGACGCCGGACGATATATCCCATGCGATTTACGCCTTATCGAAACCGCAAATTTAAAAGTTGAAGAATCTGCTCTAACTGGTGAATCTGTCCCTGTTGATAAAGATGCAATCTACCACCCTTCCATGCAAAGTGATGAGCAAGTACCACTCGGCGACCAAAAAAACATGGCCTTTATGTCTACTCTTGTAACATACGGAAGAGGCGTCGGTGTTGCTGTTGAAACTGGAATGAACTCACAAATTGGTAAGATTGCTACCCTGTTACATGAAGCAGACGATGATATGACACCACTTCAAAAAAGCTTAGCACAAGTCGGAAAGTATTTAGGCTTTGTTGCTGTAGCTATTTGTATCGTGATGTTTCTCATCGGCTTTTTACAAGGACGAGATACACTAGAAATGTTTATGACTGCTATTAGTTTAGCCGTTGCAGCTATTCCAGAAGGCTTGCCAGCTATCGTTTCCATCGTTCTTGCAATTGGTGTGCAGCGTATGATTAAACAAAACGTCATCATCCGTAAACTTCCTGCTGTTGAAGCTCTCGGGTCTGTCACAATTATTTGTTCAGATAAAACAGGCACATTAACGCAAAACAAAATGACTGTTACTCACTTTTATAGTGATAACACATACGATCACTTAGAACATTTGAATGTAAATAATGATACGCAACGTCTATTGTTAGAGAATATGGTGCTATGTAATGATGCGTCTTACAATAACGAATCACAAACCGGGGACCCGACTGAAATTGCTCTTCTGGTGGCCGGAAGCACTTTTAACATGCAAAAAGATCATTTAGAAAAAATACATGAACGTGTTAACGAGCTACCTTTCGACTCAGATCGTAAAATGATGTCAACCGTGCATACATACGATGAAAACTGCTATAGCATGACGAAAGGTGCTATCGATAAGCTCTTACCTCGATGTAACCATATTTTTAAAAACGGGAAAATCGAGATTTTAACTGATTCTGATAAAAATCAAATATTAGAATCTGCCGGAGCAATGTCTCAAGAAGCTTTAAGAGTACTTTCATTCGCATTTAAAAAATACAATTCAAACGATGTGGATATAAATCATCTTGAAGAAAATCTTATCTTTATCGGTCTTGTCGGTATGATTGATCCACCGCGAACTGAAGTGAAAGATTCAATTACAGAATGTAAAAAAGCCGGTATTCGCACAGTTATGATTACCGGTGACCATAAAGATACCGCCTTTGCAATTGCCAAAGAACTTGGCATTGCTGAAGAAATATCTGAAATTATGATTGGAACTGAATTAGATAACATTTCAGATACAGAACTAGCTAGCAAAATTAATCATTTAAATGTATTCGCTAGAGTCTCTCCAGAGCATAAAGTGAAAATTGTAAAGGCATTACGCGCAAAAGGAAATATCGTTTCTATGACTGGTGATGGTGTCAATGATGCACCATCTTTAAAGCAAGCTGATGTTGGCGTAGCGATGGGCATTACAGGAACAGATGTCGCAAAAGGAGCAGCTGATGTCGTGTTAACAGATGATAATTTCTCATCTATCGTGAAAGCTGTTGAGGAAGGTAGAAATATTTATCGTAACATAAAAAAATCAATTCTCTTCCTACTCTCTTGTAACTTTGGAGAAATTATCGCTTTATTTTTAGCGATTTTACTTGGCTGGGCAACACCCCTACGACCTATTCATATTTTGTGGGTAAATTTAATTACAGATACACTGCCTGCATTATCACTTGGGGTTGATCCTGAAGATCCAGATGTGATGAAGGAAAAACCACGACATGCGAAAGAAAGCCTATTTAGTGGTAGCGTTCCTTTTCTTATTTTCAATGGGGCTGTCATTGGGATTTTAACGTTAATAGCCTTTATCGCCGGAGCAAAATTCTATACTGGAGATACAAATTTATTCCCTCTTTTCCCAGAGCGAATTGATGAGGATGCTCTATTACATGCCCAAACGATGGCATTTGTCGTTCTTAGTTTTTCTCAGCTTGTTCATTCATTTAACTTGCGTTCAAGAACGAAATCGATTTTTTCAATTGGGATCTTTACAAATAAATATTTAGTCTTCTCCCTTCTTATCGGTGTTCTTATGCAAGTTTGTATCATCTCCATCCCGCCCCTTGCAAATATATTCGGTGTACATGCATTAACGATGCGAGATTGGGGATTTGTTCTCTTATTAAGTATCATTCCACTTGTTGTGAATGAAATTATTAAATTAGTGAAGAGAAACTAA
- a CDS encoding DUF1128 domain-containing protein yields the protein MDLSVKSEENVEYMVEAIKEKLRMVNAGAMRAASFNEEMYEDLRDIYDHVMKRETFSISEMQAITEELGTLIKK from the coding sequence GTGGATTTATCCGTAAAGTCAGAAGAAAACGTTGAATATATGGTCGAAGCTATTAAAGAAAAATTACGTATGGTTAATGCTGGAGCGATGAGAGCTGCTAGTTTTAACGAAGAAATGTACGAAGATTTACGTGACATTTATGATCATGTTATGAAACGTGAAACTTTCAGCATTAGTGAAATGCAAGCTATTACAGAAGAATTAGGTACATTAATTAAAAAGTAA
- a CDS encoding low molecular weight protein-tyrosine-phosphatase: MVQVLFVCLGNICRSPMAEAIFRDLVVKEGLEEKIVIDSAGTGDWHVGHPPHKGTQKILKENAVTFEGIKARQVEKEDLTKFDYIIAMDNKNIADLKSLGKTGGYIGRLSDFVPDGGWTDVPDPYYTGNFQEVYDLVTEGCAKLLAFIRNEQGI; encoded by the coding sequence ATGGTTCAAGTATTGTTTGTTTGTCTTGGGAACATTTGCCGTTCTCCAATGGCAGAAGCGATTTTTCGAGATCTTGTCGTAAAAGAGGGACTCGAAGAGAAAATTGTCATTGATTCTGCAGGAACTGGAGATTGGCATGTTGGCCATCCGCCACATAAAGGAACACAAAAAATTTTAAAAGAAAATGCAGTCACTTTTGAAGGAATTAAAGCAAGGCAAGTAGAAAAAGAAGACTTAACAAAGTTTGATTATATTATTGCCATGGACAACAAGAATATAGCAGATTTAAAAAGTTTAGGTAAAACTGGAGGCTATATTGGTAGACTGTCCGACTTTGTTCCAGACGGTGGCTGGACAGACGTTCCTGACCCTTACTATACAGGGAATTTCCAAGAAGTATATGACCTTGTAACAGAAGGGTGTGCAAAGCTATTAGCTTTCATTCGAAATGAACAAGGAATATGA
- a CDS encoding DUF4075 domain-containing protein: MAKKNNIARNIAIGVAAGVAVSMLKKENREKVKNTAEKAKTKMIEIGENAKIKEKVQTVTDKGRELADFNVVKAKVAEIKKLTPSVVETLKETKEIFSKKKVEPEEKPETIEIQAVSPKVDELKAEEEPVVAEDGGMKEARELFIKDSNAVEKKTEAYIELKQDKEEKKSV; this comes from the coding sequence ATGGCAAAGAAAAATAATATTGCTCGAAACATTGCGATTGGTGTAGCGGCAGGTGTAGCTGTATCCATGTTAAAGAAAGAAAACCGTGAAAAAGTAAAAAATACAGCAGAAAAAGCAAAAACAAAGATGATTGAAATTGGTGAAAATGCAAAGATCAAAGAAAAAGTGCAAACTGTTACAGATAAAGGACGCGAACTTGCTGATTTCAATGTGGTAAAAGCGAAAGTAGCAGAAATTAAAAAATTAACGCCATCTGTTGTAGAGACGTTAAAAGAAACGAAAGAAATTTTTAGTAAGAAAAAAGTTGAGCCAGAAGAAAAGCCAGAAACGATTGAAATTCAAGCTGTATCTCCAAAGGTAGATGAGCTGAAAGCAGAAGAAGAGCCAGTAGTTGCTGAAGATGGTGGTATGAAAGAAGCGCGTGAATTATTTATAAAAGACTCAAATGCAGTGGAAAAAAAAACTGAAGCGTACATTGAGTTAAAGCAAGATAAAGAAGAGAAGAAAAGCGTTTAA
- a CDS encoding YihY/virulence factor BrkB family protein: MRKILEKVRRNRTYSFGKDLYDRTMRDDVAGLAAQLAYFFLLAIFPGLVFLITLLGFIPIQTEDVLSLLEVYVPDDAMNLIEVNVDKVVNQQNGGLLSFGLLSMLWFASNGVNAVMNAFNRAYDVKETRSFITTRALSIVFTLAIIFMIVFALIVPVFGQVIGAAVFKALGLSDSFSFVWSITRLVASFFVLFALFSFLYTFAPDRKLKRREVISGALFATVGWIVVSYSFAYYVDKFANYANTYGGLGGIIILMLWFYLTGWVILLGGEINGLLHHYRTGDNNSRNE, encoded by the coding sequence ATGAGAAAAATTTTAGAAAAGGTGAGAAGAAATCGTACTTATTCGTTTGGTAAAGATTTATATGACCGGACGATGCGCGATGATGTAGCGGGCTTGGCAGCACAGCTCGCTTATTTCTTCTTGCTTGCAATTTTTCCTGGGCTCGTTTTCTTAATTACGCTTCTTGGATTTATTCCCATTCAAACAGAGGATGTGCTTAGTTTATTAGAGGTTTATGTACCAGATGATGCAATGAACTTAATTGAGGTAAATGTAGATAAAGTTGTAAACCAGCAAAATGGTGGTTTATTATCATTTGGTTTATTATCCATGTTATGGTTTGCCTCAAATGGTGTTAATGCGGTTATGAATGCTTTTAACCGAGCTTATGACGTGAAGGAAACACGTTCTTTTATTACAACAAGAGCGTTATCAATTGTGTTTACATTAGCTATTATTTTTATGATTGTCTTTGCGTTAATTGTTCCGGTATTCGGACAAGTTATTGGAGCAGCAGTGTTTAAAGCACTCGGTTTATCAGATAGTTTTTCTTTCGTATGGAGCATTACACGATTAGTAGCGAGTTTCTTCGTACTATTTGCTTTGTTTAGTTTCTTATATACATTTGCACCAGATCGAAAGTTAAAAAGAAGAGAAGTTATTTCAGGGGCGTTATTTGCTACTGTAGGATGGATTGTGGTGTCTTACTCATTTGCTTATTATGTAGATAAGTTTGCGAATTACGCCAATACATATGGTGGTCTCGGTGGTATCATTATTTTAATGTTATGGTTTTATTTAACTGGATGGGTAATTTTACTTGGCGGTGAAATTAATGGTTTACTCCACCATTATAGAACCGGTGACAATAATTCCCGTAATGAATAA
- a CDS encoding heavy metal translocating P-type ATPase translates to MNSEVKTLQAKEAISHPSLWDTLKKHYELVFAVASGIFILVGWLFTKNDAMNVGITCYILAYIVGGYAKAKEGIEDTIEEKELNVEMLMLFAAIGAAIIGYWAEGAILIFIFALSGAMESYTLSKSQKEISALLDLQPEEALRISNGTEERVPVGELQINDIILIKPGERVPADGTIHNGETNIDEAAITGEPIPNEKRHGDEVFAGTVNLRGAIEVKITKPSDQTLFQKIIRLVQSAQSEKSPSQLFIEKFEGTYVKVVLLVVALMMFVPHFLLDWSWNETFYRAMILLVVASPCALVAAITPATLSAISNGARNGILFKGGIHLERLASVKAIAFDKTGTLTEGKPTVTDVYVRENITEKEVLSITASIESHSTHPLAESIVKYAQHAYDITLKKPEKVEDVTGFGLKGRLENIAYKIGKADFIGEETKTFHNGISASLEKEGKTVVYISDEGGILGLIALKDTLRQETIAAIRDLQSIGVEAIMITGDNEETAKAIASESNIKEYYASCLPETKVETIKKLKEKYGTVAMVGDGINDAPALATASIGVAMGEGTDVALETADVVLMKNELSRLSQAIRLSKRMNRIVKQNVIFSLAVIAMLICSNFLQFLALPFGVIGHEGSTILVILNGLRLLKGSK, encoded by the coding sequence ATGAACTCAGAAGTAAAAACGTTACAGGCAAAAGAAGCAATTTCCCATCCCTCTTTATGGGACACATTAAAAAAACATTATGAACTTGTATTTGCAGTAGCATCTGGTATTTTTATTTTAGTTGGCTGGTTATTCACAAAGAACGATGCAATGAATGTAGGTATTACTTGCTATATCCTTGCTTATATAGTTGGTGGATATGCAAAAGCGAAAGAAGGCATTGAAGATACGATTGAAGAAAAAGAGCTAAATGTTGAAATGCTAATGCTCTTTGCAGCTATTGGTGCTGCAATTATTGGCTACTGGGCAGAAGGGGCTATCTTAATCTTTATCTTTGCGCTCAGCGGTGCTATGGAATCTTATACGTTAAGTAAAAGCCAAAAAGAAATTTCCGCTCTTCTTGACTTACAACCTGAAGAAGCATTACGTATTTCCAACGGAACTGAAGAACGTGTTCCTGTTGGAGAGTTACAAATTAACGACATTATTTTAATTAAACCTGGTGAACGTGTTCCTGCTGACGGTACGATTCATAACGGTGAAACAAATATCGATGAGGCAGCAATCACAGGAGAACCTATTCCAAATGAGAAAAGACATGGCGATGAAGTATTTGCCGGTACTGTAAATTTACGTGGTGCTATCGAAGTTAAAATTACGAAGCCGAGCGATCAAACATTATTCCAAAAAATTATCCGTCTCGTCCAAAGTGCACAAAGTGAAAAATCACCATCACAACTATTCATCGAAAAGTTTGAAGGAACATACGTAAAAGTTGTACTACTCGTTGTTGCGCTTATGATGTTCGTTCCTCATTTCTTACTTGACTGGAGCTGGAATGAAACGTTTTATCGCGCTATGATCTTACTTGTAGTCGCATCTCCTTGTGCGCTCGTAGCTGCCATTACACCAGCTACGTTATCAGCCATTTCTAACGGAGCGAGAAACGGTATTCTCTTTAAAGGCGGTATACATTTAGAACGCCTTGCTTCTGTGAAAGCAATCGCGTTTGATAAAACAGGAACATTAACAGAAGGTAAACCTACCGTAACAGATGTATATGTTCGAGAAAATATAACAGAAAAAGAAGTACTTTCTATTACAGCATCAATTGAAAGTCACTCTACACATCCTTTAGCTGAATCCATTGTTAAATATGCACAACATGCGTACGACATTACATTAAAAAAACCAGAAAAGGTTGAAGATGTAACTGGTTTTGGTCTAAAAGGAAGATTGGAAAACATCGCTTATAAAATAGGTAAAGCTGACTTTATCGGTGAAGAAACAAAGACATTTCATAATGGTATTTCTGCCTCACTTGAAAAAGAAGGTAAAACTGTCGTTTATATTAGTGATGAGGGAGGCATTCTTGGACTTATCGCTTTAAAAGATACGCTTCGCCAAGAAACAATAGCTGCTATTCGTGATTTACAAAGCATTGGTGTCGAAGCAATTATGATTACTGGAGATAATGAAGAAACGGCAAAAGCAATTGCCTCTGAAAGTAATATAAAGGAATATTACGCATCATGCTTACCAGAAACAAAAGTTGAAACGATTAAAAAGTTAAAAGAAAAATACGGTACAGTAGCAATGGTCGGAGACGGTATAAATGATGCCCCTGCACTAGCTACTGCTAGCATTGGTGTCGCAATGGGAGAAGGAACAGATGTAGCTTTAGAAACTGCAGATGTTGTACTGATGAAGAACGAACTATCTCGCCTTTCCCAAGCAATTCGTTTATCAAAACGAATGAACCGTATTGTGAAGCAAAACGTAATCTTTTCGCTAGCCGTTATTGCCATGCTAATTTGTTCAAACTTCTTGCAATTTTTAGCTCTTCCATTCGGTGTTATTGGCCATGAAGGAAGTACGATTCTTGTCATTTTGAATGGCTTACGATTACTAAAAGGAAGCAAATAA
- a CDS encoding DMT family transporter produces MKTEKFFTHPIGVFIAAIVATFLWGSAFPFIKLSYVELGIQPQEVGEQILFAGYRFLLSGVMLLFFFKVLGKNMSFKKGTGKQLIQIGLFQTFLQYICFYIGMSYSSGIEGAIISGTSSFFQILLAHFVYKDDALNMRKLIGVSIGFCGVILVNMPSDGSLSFHFGIGSLLLLSAAMLYSYGNILAKEGSKTLDVGYMTAYQMIFGSIGLLCIGALQVGVMPFTFSLHALLMLIYLSFLSAAGFCIWNTIMKYNKVGKVSMYMFFIPVFGVLLSSMILGEAIHSFVLLGLACVAAGIIVVNRTPAKQKIEQEKQVA; encoded by the coding sequence GTGAAGACAGAGAAATTTTTTACCCATCCGATTGGCGTATTTATTGCTGCAATAGTAGCAACTTTTTTATGGGGAAGCGCATTTCCTTTTATTAAATTAAGTTATGTTGAACTTGGAATTCAACCACAAGAAGTTGGAGAGCAAATATTATTTGCTGGTTATCGTTTCTTGTTATCTGGGGTAATGCTTTTATTCTTTTTTAAAGTGTTAGGGAAAAATATGAGCTTCAAAAAAGGAACGGGGAAACAGTTAATACAAATTGGTTTATTCCAAACGTTTCTTCAATATATCTGTTTTTATATTGGAATGAGTTATAGTTCGGGGATTGAAGGAGCTATCATTTCAGGGACATCATCATTCTTTCAAATTTTACTCGCCCATTTTGTATATAAAGATGATGCTCTCAATATGAGAAAATTAATTGGGGTATCGATTGGTTTTTGTGGCGTCATTTTAGTAAATATGCCGAGTGATGGTAGCTTATCATTTCATTTTGGAATCGGAAGCTTATTACTTCTTAGTGCAGCAATGCTGTATTCATATGGAAACATATTAGCAAAAGAAGGTAGTAAAACATTAGATGTTGGCTATATGACAGCATACCAAATGATTTTTGGTTCTATAGGATTATTATGTATAGGGGCTTTACAAGTTGGAGTAATGCCATTTACATTTAGTCTACACGCACTACTTATGCTGATTTATTTATCTTTCTTATCTGCAGCTGGTTTTTGCATTTGGAATACAATTATGAAATACAACAAGGTTGGAAAAGTATCTATGTATATGTTCTTTATACCCGTATTTGGTGTGTTATTATCGAGCATGATTTTAGGTGAAGCAATTCATTCATTTGTGCTACTTGGTTTAGCATGTGTAGCCGCGGGAATTATTGTGGTAAATCGGACGCCAGCTAAGCAAAAAATAGAGCAAGAAAAACAAGTGGCATAG
- a CDS encoding lysoplasmalogenase: MNLLYVVLIGQILLFFIGAIYAIGQTKRTKVNMPLPLAIRLILSFSLTGSAIGIWLQDPSVEYSTWVALGMTLSTVGDLFMAGLIPIGHRLIGGMVTFALAHCFYVKAFLQTGISWNGFWIGLLVYGLFLIVGWFSFIRNDKQDKLFTIGALIYGLWVGGMACFAFALYYENTGIWWIPAFGGLLFVISDFIIGVTDIGGRKLKYEPLWIWFTYVAAQMCIVYVGL, translated from the coding sequence ATGAATCTACTTTACGTGGTGTTAATTGGGCAAATACTTCTTTTTTTTATTGGTGCAATTTATGCAATAGGGCAGACAAAAAGAACGAAAGTTAATATGCCGTTACCTTTAGCAATCCGTCTTATTCTTAGTTTTTCTTTAACAGGTAGTGCAATTGGGATATGGTTACAAGATCCATCTGTAGAGTATAGTACGTGGGTTGCACTTGGTATGACTTTATCGACTGTGGGAGATTTGTTTATGGCTGGGTTGATTCCAATTGGTCATCGATTAATTGGTGGGATGGTTACTTTCGCCCTTGCTCATTGTTTTTATGTAAAAGCATTTTTGCAAACAGGAATTTCATGGAATGGTTTTTGGATTGGCTTACTTGTATATGGGCTCTTTCTAATTGTAGGATGGTTCTCCTTTATCCGAAATGATAAACAGGATAAATTGTTTACGATAGGAGCTCTAATTTATGGATTGTGGGTTGGGGGAATGGCGTGCTTTGCATTCGCCTTATATTATGAAAATACAGGAATATGGTGGATACCAGCGTTTGGTGGTTTACTGTTTGTGATTTCTGATTTTATTATTGGCGTGACAGATATCGGAGGGCGCAAATTGAAGTATGAGCCACTTTGGATTTGGTTTACATATGTAGCTGCTCAAATGTGTATTGTATATGTGGGATTATAA
- the lepB gene encoding signal peptidase I, with protein sequence MMQRKKCWHEFFGTIAIACLLVFLAKIFVFFPTTVKGASMRPTLQDGDKVIVNKLAKQFESYGREDIIVVKTDNFYVKRVIGLPGDIIEMRNDQLYVNSEVKDEEYLDSNKKQAEKKLMNLTEDFGPITIPKNKIFVMGDNRLISKDSRNGLGFIDREDVLGKLAGIYYPFEHMKIIK encoded by the coding sequence ATGATGCAAAGGAAAAAATGTTGGCATGAATTTTTTGGAACGATTGCAATTGCATGTTTATTGGTGTTTTTGGCGAAAATTTTTGTGTTTTTCCCTACGACTGTAAAAGGAGCATCCATGAGGCCGACGTTGCAAGATGGAGATAAGGTGATTGTTAATAAGTTAGCAAAACAATTTGAAAGCTATGGGAGAGAAGACATTATTGTTGTGAAAACAGATAATTTTTATGTCAAAAGAGTGATTGGATTGCCAGGAGATATTATTGAGATGAGAAATGATCAATTATATGTAAATTCTGAAGTGAAAGATGAAGAGTATTTGGATAGTAATAAAAAACAAGCAGAAAAAAAACTTATGAATTTAACAGAGGACTTTGGACCGATTACAATTCCTAAAAATAAGATTTTTGTTATGGGAGATAATCGCCTAATAAGTAAAGATAGTAGAAATGGTTTAGGTTTTATTGATAGAGAAGATGTGTTAGGAAAGTTAGCAGGCATTTATTATCCGTTTGAACATATGAAAATAATAAAGTAA